In a single window of the Pontibacter russatus genome:
- a CDS encoding DUF3098 domain-containing protein, giving the protein MEENKPNLAFGRKNYILMLVGIAVLAVGFTIMTMDDEQYGLGFLGITLGPLVVLAGFVVEIFAILAKDKTHK; this is encoded by the coding sequence ATGGAAGAAAATAAACCAAACCTCGCCTTCGGCAGGAAAAACTATATCCTGATGCTGGTAGGCATTGCGGTGCTGGCCGTTGGCTTCACCATCATGACCATGGACGACGAGCAGTACGGACTGGGCTTCCTGGGCATCACGCTGGGCCCGCTGGTTGTGCTGGCTGGCTTCGTTGTCGAAATCTTCGCCATTCTGGCAAAAGACAAAACGCATAAATAA
- a CDS encoding cell division protein FtsX, translating to MATKVKHIKKKNLGNYPHTMVVFSISLALFVIGLFGLLLIHAGKLSEKVKESIEMQVYLDRNLTEVQLERLEKIFAAKEYIAYKDNAAQVRFISKEEGAKAFLDETGEDFMEFLGDNPLRDAYVLRIDADHSSSPELKSIRLDLEDVDGVYEVQYVESLIESINSNIQKISLVLLSFAAILVLVVIILINNTIKLALFSQRFLIRSMQLVGATSFFIQRPFLNRAAWQGVVSGLIASALLFALMQYAYHEVTELQLLRDDEQTYILMAALVVIGLIIGFLSSYRAIRKYLRLSLDELY from the coding sequence ATGGCGACAAAGGTAAAACACATCAAAAAGAAGAATCTCGGCAATTACCCGCACACGATGGTGGTGTTCAGCATTTCGCTGGCTCTTTTTGTGATCGGCCTGTTCGGGCTCCTGCTCATCCATGCTGGCAAGCTGTCGGAGAAGGTGAAGGAGAGTATTGAGATGCAGGTGTACCTGGACCGCAACCTGACGGAGGTGCAGTTGGAGCGCCTGGAGAAAATATTTGCCGCAAAAGAATACATCGCCTACAAAGACAACGCGGCGCAGGTCCGCTTTATATCCAAAGAGGAAGGAGCAAAGGCTTTCCTGGACGAGACCGGGGAGGATTTCATGGAGTTTCTGGGCGACAACCCGCTCCGCGACGCCTATGTGCTCCGGATAGACGCCGACCACTCCAGCTCCCCGGAGTTGAAGAGCATCAGGTTGGACCTGGAGGATGTGGACGGGGTATATGAGGTGCAGTACGTGGAGAGCCTGATTGAGTCCATCAACAGCAACATCCAGAAAATCAGCCTCGTGCTGCTGTCATTTGCCGCTATCCTGGTGCTGGTGGTCATCATCCTCATCAACAACACCATCAAACTGGCGCTGTTCTCGCAGCGTTTCCTTATCCGGAGCATGCAGCTGGTGGGGGCTACCTCCTTCTTCATCCAGCGCCCCTTCCTGAACCGGGCCGCCTGGCAGGGCGTAGTGAGTGGTTTGATTGCCTCTGCCCTGCTTTTTGCCCTGATGCAGTACGCGTACCACGAGGTGACGGAGCTACAGTTGCTGCGCGACGACGAGCAGACTTATATCCTGATGGCGGCTTTGGTCGTTATCGGGTTGATCATCGGATTCCTGAGTTCTTACCGGGCCATCCGCAAATACCTTCGCCTGTCACTTGACGAACTATACTAA
- a CDS encoding translocation/assembly module TamB domain-containing protein gives MEKEQATNYFKVIGKAILKIALGLFLFLLLLFAAVFVAIRFPGVQTKVAQEIAAYLSDALGHEVTIGRVDIAFFSNVVLEQVKVLDYRDNELIYIGKAEADIDAFSIFDPNSLSIDRLTLQQPRANFAIYAGTDSLNLSRFIDALGELFVKDTTKPAEPFHFELNELIVQNGRFAYDDFNKPRAAHGIDYAHITFDSISGSFSELQLEDTLQVRVTDLTATETRSNTQLHNLDTRMTYAPTFWEWDELDLQLNKSNLQEYVRFDYSTFGDFSHFIDSVTVTGKLHDSRLYSKDIATFASPLREYDESLTINSLDIKGKVKNFSAKNVDVAYGENTHLVGSINADGLPNFKETFASLRLKPSSINSRDLKQFLPQDAYAMASRLGTVNLEGRFLGFYNDFVANGNFKTALGNVQSDINLKIDDNTRASYSGYVNTNGFNLGRLLNAEDQIGRIYMSGKLQGSGFTLRDANLKLDATVQQVQLLDYNYRNIKANGTLRHQTFTGEIAINDPNLIFSADGEVNLADGKRAFNMVADLNRVNLQALKLTTEPVVVSGKANFDFEGLRLDTFEGTASFDSALVAYNGETLAIDSLLIQSEVGAENRSLYLNSNLLALRVNGNFDYTTLISDLEALVQEYKLNFESNPAATAAYYSRKPGAAEDEYAVSYELDLKHVNPLLGLFLPELRISDFSKVEGSFRHGPAVILSMYADIDTILYSDYRLYGNKVELNTSKLQNNPDVLAAAQFTSQRQELPSAGETQDFYVEGIWSERTINFATAARQPEKNNLAVITGDLNFLQDQLQIVFDQSNITLQQNPWAFVPGNTLYISENGRKLVFENFALTNQDQIIKAEGTVSDEPDSKLVLNVENFELDNLNPLLSMSIAGEVTAELVAQDIYDRSLLAAAMQVDSFFLDQVYIGNVVGETDWSEASKLAEVDIGIEREGRKVLTVSGNYNPKAEEDQLDLLAVMDQANIKLVEPVLKTLFSDLEGAMEGRIRILGRLDYPVLKGSVMVNNGQFTFDYLNTTYQFSDRVYFGANSISFRNAELKDIYGNSASITGGIAHDGFKNMVIDLEARYRNFMVLNTSEAQNELFYGTAFATGTASVLGPVENLNINVDARSEANTRIVLPLDYQTDVARKDFIKFVNNARSDSAEVEVALEDRIDLSGINMNFELDVTDEAYFEIIIDRTTGDVIRGSGNGDIRMTIDTRGDFNMYGTFEITQGAYNLNLLEGLITREFDVVPGGTISWNGDPVNGQMNITATYTQMASLETLIQATNASQRRYPVTAVIQLTGALLSPQVKLGLRLQEQNAASSSQEVESQISLINNDESELNRQVFSLLVLQRLSPTGSLAFDSRVGASAVGGSLGSLLSSQLNNLFSSIDSNLEVDIGLDGIGQEQLASLQLRLSYSFFNGRLRLTNETGFGGVNEDAGGSTSSYIGDWTLDYYISQSGELRARLQYSTTPDIYTGRIRKVQSISVLHTKRFDSFRELFISNRRQERQRERELQRDRIILDSDPRLEL, from the coding sequence TTGGAAAAGGAACAGGCAACAAATTACTTCAAAGTTATAGGAAAAGCTATTCTAAAAATAGCCTTAGGGCTCTTCCTGTTCCTTTTGCTGCTGTTTGCCGCCGTTTTTGTGGCCATTCGCTTCCCGGGAGTGCAGACGAAGGTGGCGCAGGAAATTGCGGCCTACCTCTCTGATGCCCTGGGCCACGAGGTGACCATCGGCCGCGTGGACATTGCGTTTTTCAGCAACGTGGTGCTGGAGCAGGTGAAAGTGCTGGACTACCGCGACAATGAGCTTATCTATATAGGAAAAGCGGAGGCCGATATAGACGCCTTCTCTATCTTCGACCCCAATTCCCTGTCCATCGACAGGCTGACGCTGCAGCAGCCGCGCGCCAACTTCGCTATATATGCAGGGACAGACTCGCTGAACCTGAGCAGGTTTATAGACGCGCTGGGTGAGCTCTTCGTGAAGGATACCACCAAACCCGCCGAACCTTTCCACTTCGAACTGAACGAGCTAATCGTCCAGAATGGGCGCTTCGCCTACGACGACTTCAACAAGCCCCGCGCGGCACACGGCATCGACTACGCCCATATAACCTTCGACAGCATCTCGGGGAGCTTCAGCGAACTGCAGCTGGAAGACACGCTGCAGGTGCGGGTGACGGACCTTACCGCCACCGAAACGCGCTCCAATACACAACTTCACAACCTGGACACCCGCATGACCTACGCCCCCACCTTCTGGGAGTGGGACGAGCTGGACCTGCAGCTGAACAAGAGCAACCTGCAGGAGTACGTCCGGTTCGACTACAGCACCTTCGGCGACTTTTCGCACTTTATCGACAGTGTGACAGTGACCGGCAAGCTGCACGACTCCCGCCTCTACTCTAAAGACATTGCCACCTTTGCCTCTCCCCTGCGCGAGTATGATGAAAGCCTGACGATTAACAGCCTGGATATAAAGGGAAAGGTGAAGAATTTCTCGGCCAAAAATGTGGACGTGGCCTACGGCGAAAACACGCATCTTGTGGGCAGCATCAACGCCGATGGGCTGCCTAACTTCAAAGAGACCTTTGCCAGTCTCCGCCTCAAGCCCTCCTCCATCAATTCCCGCGACCTGAAACAGTTCCTGCCCCAGGACGCCTATGCCATGGCCTCCCGGCTCGGCACGGTAAACCTGGAGGGCCGCTTCCTAGGGTTTTACAACGACTTTGTGGCCAACGGCAACTTCAAGACGGCGCTGGGAAACGTGCAGTCCGACATCAACCTGAAAATTGACGATAACACCCGCGCCTCCTACAGCGGCTACGTGAACACCAACGGCTTTAACCTGGGCAGGCTGCTGAACGCAGAGGATCAGATCGGGCGCATCTACATGAGCGGGAAGTTGCAGGGCTCCGGCTTCACGCTGCGGGACGCCAACCTGAAGCTGGACGCCACCGTCCAGCAGGTGCAACTGCTGGATTACAATTACCGGAACATCAAGGCAAACGGCACCCTCCGCCACCAGACGTTCACGGGAGAGATAGCCATCAACGACCCCAACCTAATTTTCTCGGCCGACGGCGAAGTGAATCTGGCGGACGGCAAACGGGCGTTCAACATGGTGGCTGATTTGAATCGCGTGAACCTGCAGGCGCTGAAGTTGACGACGGAGCCGGTGGTGGTCAGCGGCAAAGCGAACTTCGACTTTGAGGGCCTTCGCCTGGACACCTTCGAGGGAACCGCCAGTTTCGACAGTGCGCTGGTGGCCTACAATGGAGAGACGCTGGCCATAGACTCGCTGCTCATCCAGTCGGAGGTGGGGGCAGAAAACCGCAGCCTGTACCTGAACTCCAACCTGCTGGCGCTGCGCGTGAACGGCAACTTCGACTATACCACACTGATCAGCGACCTGGAGGCGCTGGTGCAGGAGTATAAACTGAATTTTGAGAGCAACCCGGCGGCAACGGCCGCTTATTACAGCCGCAAGCCAGGCGCAGCAGAAGATGAATATGCCGTTTCGTACGAGCTGGACCTGAAACACGTGAACCCGCTCCTGGGCCTGTTCCTGCCTGAGCTTCGGATCTCTGACTTCTCGAAGGTGGAGGGCTCCTTCCGGCACGGCCCCGCCGTCATCCTGTCCATGTACGCCGACATCGACACCATCCTGTACAGCGACTACAGGCTATATGGCAACAAGGTGGAACTGAACACCTCGAAGCTGCAAAACAACCCGGACGTGCTGGCGGCCGCCCAGTTCACTTCCCAGCGGCAGGAGCTGCCCTCCGCCGGTGAGACACAGGATTTTTATGTGGAGGGCATCTGGAGCGAGCGCACCATCAACTTTGCCACGGCGGCGCGGCAGCCGGAAAAGAACAACCTGGCGGTGATTACCGGCGACCTGAACTTCCTGCAGGACCAGCTGCAGATCGTGTTCGACCAGTCCAACATCACGCTGCAGCAAAACCCCTGGGCCTTTGTGCCGGGCAACACCTTATATATAAGCGAGAACGGCCGCAAGCTCGTGTTCGAAAACTTTGCCCTCACCAACCAGGACCAGATCATAAAGGCTGAAGGGACGGTTTCGGACGAGCCTGACAGCAAGCTGGTGCTGAACGTGGAAAACTTCGAGCTTGACAACCTGAACCCGCTCCTCTCGATGTCCATTGCCGGGGAGGTGACGGCCGAGCTGGTGGCGCAGGACATATATGACCGTTCGCTGCTGGCCGCCGCCATGCAGGTCGACTCTTTCTTCCTCGACCAGGTATATATAGGCAACGTGGTGGGCGAGACAGACTGGAGCGAGGCCAGCAAGTTAGCGGAGGTAGACATTGGCATTGAGCGGGAAGGCAGGAAAGTGCTGACGGTGTCCGGCAACTACAACCCAAAGGCAGAGGAGGACCAACTGGACCTGCTGGCCGTGATGGACCAAGCGAACATAAAGCTGGTGGAGCCCGTGCTGAAAACCCTCTTCTCCGATCTGGAGGGCGCGATGGAGGGCCGCATCCGCATTCTGGGCAGGCTGGATTACCCCGTGCTGAAGGGCTCGGTGATGGTAAACAACGGCCAGTTTACGTTCGACTACCTGAATACCACCTACCAGTTCTCGGACCGGGTATACTTCGGGGCGAACAGCATCAGCTTCCGGAACGCCGAACTGAAGGATATATATGGCAACAGCGCATCCATCACCGGGGGCATTGCGCACGACGGCTTCAAAAACATGGTGATTGACCTGGAGGCGCGCTACCGCAACTTTATGGTGCTAAACACAAGCGAGGCGCAGAATGAATTGTTTTACGGCACTGCCTTCGCCACCGGCACCGCCAGCGTGCTGGGCCCGGTCGAGAACCTGAACATTAATGTGGACGCCCGCAGCGAGGCGAACACGCGCATCGTGCTGCCCCTCGACTATCAGACGGATGTGGCCCGGAAGGATTTCATCAAGTTCGTGAACAATGCCCGGAGCGACAGCGCGGAGGTAGAAGTGGCCCTGGAGGATCGCATCGACCTGTCGGGCATCAACATGAACTTTGAGCTGGACGTGACGGACGAGGCCTACTTTGAAATCATCATTGACCGCACGACCGGCGATGTGATCCGGGGCTCTGGCAACGGCGACATCCGGATGACGATTGACACGCGCGGGGACTTTAACATGTACGGCACTTTCGAGATCACGCAGGGAGCCTACAACCTGAACCTGCTGGAGGGCCTGATAACGCGGGAGTTTGATGTCGTGCCGGGCGGCACCATCTCCTGGAACGGCGACCCGGTGAACGGCCAGATGAACATCACGGCTACCTACACGCAGATGGCCTCTCTTGAAACGCTCATCCAGGCGACCAACGCCAGCCAGCGCCGCTACCCGGTTACGGCCGTCATCCAGTTGACCGGGGCACTACTCTCGCCGCAGGTAAAGCTGGGGCTACGGCTGCAGGAGCAGAATGCGGCCTCCTCCTCGCAGGAGGTGGAAAGCCAGATCAGCCTCATCAACAACGACGAGAGCGAGCTCAACCGCCAGGTGTTCAGCCTGCTGGTGCTGCAGCGGCTCTCCCCGACGGGCTCGCTTGCCTTCGACAGCCGGGTGGGCGCCAGCGCGGTGGGCGGCAGCTTGGGAAGCCTGCTCTCCAGCCAGCTGAACAACCTCTTCAGCTCCATCGACAGCAACCTGGAAGTAGACATCGGCCTGGACGGCATCGGGCAGGAGCAACTGGCCTCACTGCAGCTGCGCCTCAGCTACTCGTTTTTCAACGGCCGCCTGCGGCTGACGAATGAAACGGGCTTCGGCGGCGTGAATGAAGATGCCGGCGGCAGCACCTCCTCCTATATAGGCGACTGGACGCTCGACTACTATATATCCCAGAGCGGGGAGTTGCGTGCCAGGCTCCAGTACAGCACCACGCCCGACATCTACACAGGGCGCATCCGCAAGGTACAGAGCATCAGCGTGCTCCATACCAAGCGCTTCGACTCTTTCCGGGAGTTGTTTATCAGCAACAGGCGGCAGGAGCGGCAGCGCGAAAGGGAGCTGCAGCGCGACCGAATCATCCTCGACTCGGACCCGCGGCTGGAACTGTAG
- the tsaD gene encoding tRNA (adenosine(37)-N6)-threonylcarbamoyltransferase complex transferase subunit TsaD, whose product MTVPTILAIESSCDETSAAVIRGGKVLSNVVATQAIHELYGGVVPELASRAHQQNIIPVVTQALRKANVAKNELNAVAFTRGPGLLGALLVGCSFAKSFALGLGIPLIEVNHMQAHILAHFIEEPKPAFPFLCLTVSGGHTMIVLVRDYLDMQILGQTTDDAVGEAFDKIGKMLGLPYPGGPMLDKTASQGNPDAFQFPVGNMPGYSYSFSGIKTSVLYFLRDKTKEDAGFVQNNMADICASVQKTLIRTLLKKLVQASQDLGINEIAIAGGVSANSGLRRTLQEYAGKHSWSVYIPAFQYCTDNAGMIAISAHYQYLKEDFASQYVSPEPRLKIG is encoded by the coding sequence ATGACTGTACCTACGATTTTAGCAATCGAATCTTCCTGCGACGAAACCTCCGCCGCCGTGATACGCGGCGGCAAGGTGCTCTCGAACGTGGTGGCCACGCAGGCCATTCACGAACTATATGGCGGGGTGGTCCCGGAACTTGCCTCCAGGGCCCACCAGCAAAACATCATACCGGTGGTGACACAGGCTTTGCGTAAGGCAAATGTAGCAAAAAATGAGCTCAATGCGGTGGCTTTCACACGCGGGCCCGGCCTGCTGGGCGCCCTGCTGGTGGGTTGCTCATTTGCCAAGTCATTCGCGCTCGGGCTGGGCATCCCGCTCATCGAAGTGAACCATATGCAGGCCCATATCCTGGCGCACTTTATCGAAGAGCCAAAACCCGCTTTCCCCTTCCTGTGCCTGACCGTGAGCGGCGGCCACACCATGATTGTACTTGTCAGGGATTACCTGGATATGCAAATCCTCGGCCAAACTACCGATGATGCCGTGGGGGAGGCCTTCGATAAAATAGGGAAGATGCTGGGCCTGCCTTACCCCGGCGGGCCGATGCTGGACAAAACCGCCTCCCAGGGCAACCCGGATGCCTTTCAGTTTCCGGTGGGGAACATGCCAGGATATAGTTACTCGTTCAGTGGCATCAAAACGTCGGTGCTTTACTTCCTCCGGGACAAAACGAAAGAGGATGCCGGTTTCGTGCAGAACAACATGGCGGATATATGCGCCAGCGTACAGAAAACGCTCATCAGGACACTGCTGAAGAAGCTGGTGCAGGCTTCGCAGGATTTAGGGATAAACGAAATTGCGATTGCGGGCGGCGTCTCTGCCAACTCCGGTCTGCGCCGCACGCTGCAGGAGTACGCGGGGAAGCACAGTTGGAGCGTCTATATACCCGCTTTTCAGTATTGCACCGATAATGCAGGCATGATAGCCATATCCGCTCATTACCAATATCTTAAAGAGGACTTCGCCTCCCAGTACGTAAGCCCAGAGCCACGGCTGAAGATTGGTTGA
- a CDS encoding thioesterase family protein, with amino-acid sequence MPKPGDTRTYTKHVTAADFAAFADGVVHRVCSTFSLAQAAEWAGRLFMLELKGEDEEGIGTYINIRHIAPAFEHEALAVTATLKQHAGHMVICSFTARVGERLVAEGETGQKILKKDKLAQLLAPRQG; translated from the coding sequence ATGCCAAAGCCCGGCGACACCCGTACGTATACAAAGCACGTAACAGCAGCAGACTTCGCTGCCTTTGCGGACGGCGTGGTGCATCGGGTGTGTTCCACGTTCTCGCTGGCGCAGGCCGCAGAATGGGCTGGGCGCTTGTTTATGCTGGAACTGAAAGGGGAGGATGAGGAAGGGATTGGCACCTATATAAACATCAGACATATAGCCCCGGCCTTTGAGCATGAAGCCCTGGCGGTGACGGCTACTTTGAAGCAGCATGCGGGGCATATGGTCATCTGCTCGTTCACGGCGAGAGTGGGGGAGCGGCTGGTGGCGGAAGGCGAGACAGGTCAGAAAATTTTGAAGAAAGATAAATTAGCCCAACTTTTGGCGCCCAGACAAGGATAA
- the smpB gene encoding SsrA-binding protein SmpB, with product MAKEKDRIQKHVNIFNRKASFEYQFLEKYTAGVMLQGTEIKSIREGKVNLQDGYCVFQRDELWLHNVHIATYTEGTHYNHEPTRPRKLLLNKRELRKLAAGAQEQGVTIIPIRVFISDRGFAKVEIAMAKGKKLYDKRQDIKEKDIKREMDRSGY from the coding sequence ATGGCAAAAGAAAAAGACAGGATACAGAAGCACGTTAATATTTTTAACCGCAAGGCCTCTTTCGAGTACCAGTTTCTGGAGAAGTACACGGCGGGCGTCATGCTGCAGGGCACCGAGATTAAGTCCATCCGCGAGGGCAAGGTGAACCTGCAGGACGGGTACTGTGTGTTTCAGCGGGACGAACTGTGGCTGCACAACGTACACATCGCCACCTACACCGAGGGCACGCACTACAACCACGAGCCCACCCGCCCCCGCAAGCTGCTGCTGAACAAAAGGGAGCTGCGCAAACTCGCGGCAGGGGCGCAGGAGCAGGGCGTCACCATCATCCCCATCCGGGTGTTCATTTCCGACAGGGGCTTTGCCAAAGTAGAGATTGCGATGGCCAAGGGCAAAAAGCTGTACGACAAGCGGCAGGACATCAAGGAAAAAGACATCAAACGTGAAATGGACCGGAGCGGCTATTAA
- a CDS encoding C40 family peptidase: protein MDYGIGMLSLVPMRAETSDKAELVTQLLFGECYEVVAQEGNWLQLQLASDGYRGWVDVKQHTPVSAEYFKEWRRAPHPRVTDLVQVVQKGDARIPVGAGSYLPFFDGESLRISGEQFTYAGNASSTEVLPTQEQLTEAARGFLKAPYLWGGKSVFGIDCSGLMQQVYGICGYQLPRDASQQVAYGEEVHFVEQALPGDMAFFSNGEGRIVHVGMLLADQKIIHAHGEVRIDRLDHNGIYNNSQKKYSHQLRIIKRILH, encoded by the coding sequence TTGGACTACGGAATAGGTATGTTGAGCCTGGTGCCGATGCGCGCCGAAACCTCCGACAAGGCGGAACTGGTCACGCAGTTGCTGTTCGGCGAGTGCTACGAGGTGGTGGCGCAGGAGGGCAATTGGCTGCAGCTGCAGCTGGCCAGCGACGGTTACCGCGGCTGGGTTGATGTTAAGCAGCACACACCCGTCTCGGCTGAATATTTTAAAGAGTGGCGGCGTGCGCCGCACCCTCGGGTGACGGACCTGGTGCAGGTGGTGCAGAAAGGCGATGCGCGGATTCCGGTGGGCGCAGGAAGCTACCTGCCTTTTTTCGACGGTGAAAGTTTACGCATCAGCGGAGAGCAATTCACTTATGCCGGCAACGCCTCCAGCACCGAAGTGCTGCCCACGCAGGAGCAACTGACAGAGGCGGCGCGCGGCTTCCTGAAAGCGCCCTACCTCTGGGGCGGTAAGTCAGTTTTCGGCATAGACTGTTCCGGCTTGATGCAGCAGGTGTATGGCATCTGCGGTTACCAGCTCCCCCGCGACGCCTCGCAGCAGGTGGCTTACGGCGAGGAGGTGCATTTCGTGGAGCAGGCCCTTCCGGGGGATATGGCCTTCTTCTCAAACGGCGAGGGCCGCATCGTGCATGTGGGCATGCTGCTGGCGGACCAGAAAATCATCCACGCCCACGGCGAGGTACGCATCGACAGGTTGGACCACAACGGGATATATAATAACAGCCAGAAAAAGTACTCACACCAGCTGCGCATCATCAAACGAATTTTGCACTGA
- a CDS encoding HNH endonuclease, whose amino-acid sequence MKDKVLILNQDFSAIAVCSVHKAFLLVYLDKAEMVSKADQAFLRTISTTYPVPSVIRLQRYVRVPYYGIALSRHNVMRRDSYSCQYCGAAKNLTLDHLMPRSRGGETIWQNLVTACSRCNSRKGDRTPEEAGLKLKRQPSRPSLLTFLQLHLSTSNQDWRTYLGVEN is encoded by the coding sequence ATGAAAGACAAAGTACTCATCCTCAACCAAGACTTCAGTGCCATTGCTGTCTGCTCTGTGCATAAGGCGTTTCTTTTGGTGTACCTCGACAAGGCCGAGATGGTCTCGAAAGCAGATCAGGCATTCTTACGGACCATTTCCACGACCTATCCCGTCCCCTCCGTTATCCGGCTGCAGCGCTATGTGCGTGTGCCCTACTATGGCATCGCCCTGAGCCGCCACAACGTGATGCGGCGCGACAGCTACAGCTGCCAGTACTGCGGTGCGGCCAAAAACCTGACGCTCGACCACCTGATGCCGCGCTCCAGGGGCGGCGAAACCATCTGGCAGAATCTGGTGACCGCCTGCTCGCGCTGCAACTCCCGCAAAGGCGACCGCACGCCGGAAGAGGCGGGCCTCAAACTCAAGCGGCAGCCAAGCCGCCCCTCGCTGCTCACTTTCCTGCAACTGCACCTCAGCACCTCTAACCAGGATTGGCGCACCTACCTCGGCGTAGAGAACTGA
- the rpsA gene encoding 30S ribosomal protein S1, translating into MSNSPDNFDWDKIESQGFGSGYSKAEKAEMEQMYGDTLTTVQEQEVVKGTVVGITDRDVILNIGFKSDGLVPVSEFRDLPDLKVGDEVEVFIEDQEDPNGQLILSRKKAKIVSAWARIYDALENDNILDGVVKRRTKGGLIMDIHGVEAFLPGSQIDVKPIRDFDVFVGKKMEVKVVKINAAFDNVVVSHKVLIEKDLEQQRAAILNNLEKGQVLEGVIKNMTNFGVFIDLGGVDGLLHITDISWGRINHPEEVLQLDQKVNVVVLDFDEDKKRISLGMKQLTPHPWDALPAEIEVGSKVEGRIVNVADYGAFLELMPGVEGLIHVSEMSWSQHLRNPQDFIKQGDQVQAVVLTLDRQERKMSLGIKQLTEDPWTKEDVLTKYAVGTKHTGIVRNLTNFGLFLELEEGVDGLVHVSDLSWTKKIKHPSEFVKVGENLDVVVLELDVPNRRLALGHKQLEENPWDTFESVFNIGSVHKATVLDKSDRGATLELPYGIEGFAFPKGLQKEDGSQVEAGESLDFRVTEFSKEDRKIILSHTASHSEVESSRAARATKKAASGAAAGGDKKDKAPKVQKEADRSTLGDLDALSALKEQMLENEKEAGVKKLEAAAKKSEAANEDESAEDENNA; encoded by the coding sequence ATGAGTAATTCTCCGGATAATTTTGATTGGGACAAAATTGAGTCCCAGGGTTTCGGTTCAGGCTACAGTAAAGCTGAGAAAGCCGAAATGGAACAAATGTATGGCGACACCCTGACTACCGTACAGGAGCAGGAGGTTGTGAAAGGAACCGTGGTGGGCATCACTGACCGTGACGTGATCCTGAACATCGGTTTCAAATCTGACGGCCTGGTGCCTGTTTCAGAATTCAGGGACCTGCCTGACCTGAAAGTGGGTGACGAGGTCGAAGTGTTTATCGAGGACCAGGAAGACCCGAACGGCCAGCTTATCCTGTCGCGCAAGAAGGCGAAGATCGTGAGCGCCTGGGCCCGTATTTACGACGCGCTTGAGAATGACAACATTCTGGACGGCGTGGTGAAGAGAAGAACAAAAGGCGGTCTCATCATGGACATCCACGGTGTGGAGGCCTTCCTGCCAGGTTCACAGATAGACGTGAAGCCAATCCGTGACTTCGACGTGTTTGTGGGCAAGAAGATGGAAGTGAAAGTGGTGAAAATCAACGCCGCTTTCGACAACGTGGTTGTATCGCACAAAGTGCTGATCGAGAAAGACCTGGAGCAGCAGCGTGCCGCCATCCTGAACAACCTGGAGAAAGGCCAGGTACTGGAAGGCGTTATCAAGAACATGACAAACTTCGGTGTGTTCATCGACCTTGGTGGCGTAGACGGCCTGTTGCACATCACTGATATCTCCTGGGGACGCATCAACCACCCGGAGGAAGTATTGCAGCTTGACCAGAAAGTGAACGTGGTGGTTCTTGACTTTGATGAAGACAAGAAGCGTATCTCGCTGGGCATGAAGCAGCTGACGCCGCACCCATGGGATGCGTTGCCTGCTGAAATCGAGGTGGGCTCTAAAGTGGAAGGCCGCATCGTGAATGTAGCTGACTATGGCGCGTTCCTGGAACTGATGCCGGGCGTAGAGGGCCTGATCCACGTTTCAGAGATGAGCTGGTCGCAGCACCTGCGCAACCCACAGGACTTCATCAAGCAGGGAGACCAGGTGCAGGCAGTTGTGCTGACACTGGACCGACAGGAGCGCAAAATGTCGCTTGGCATTAAGCAGCTGACAGAAGACCCGTGGACGAAAGAAGATGTACTGACGAAATATGCCGTGGGCACCAAGCACACCGGTATCGTTCGCAACCTGACAAACTTCGGCCTGTTCCTGGAACTGGAAGAAGGCGTGGACGGCCTGGTACACGTATCGGACCTGAGCTGGACGAAGAAGATCAAGCATCCGTCGGAGTTTGTAAAAGTTGGTGAGAACCTGGACGTAGTCGTGCTGGAGCTGGATGTTCCGAACAGAAGACTGGCGCTGGGCCACAAGCAACTGGAAGAGAACCCATGGGATACGTTTGAGTCTGTGTTCAACATCGGTTCCGTTCACAAAGCCACTGTGCTGGACAAGTCTGACAGAGGCGCTACGCTGGAGCTGCCCTATGGCATCGAAGGTTTCGCATTCCCGAAAGGACTTCAGAAGGAAGACGGTTCTCAGGTGGAAGCCGGCGAGAGCCTTGACTTCAGGGTAACTGAGTTCTCGAAAGAGGACCGCAAAATTATCCTTTCGCATACAGCTTCTCACTCTGAGGTTGAGTCTTCAAGAGCTGCCAGAGCGACGAAGAAAGCCGCTTCTGGTGCTGCTGCAGGTGGCGACAAGAAAGACAAAGCCCCTAAAGTTCAGAAGGAGGCGGATCGCTCCACACTTGGCGACCTGGATGCCCTGTCTGCCCTGAAAGAGCAGATGCTGGAGAATGAGAAAGAGGCTGGCGTGAAGAAGTTGGAGGCTGCTGCCAAGAAGTCAGAAGCTGCTAACGAGGACGAGTCTGCTGAAGACGAGAACAACGCGTAA